The uncultured Treponema sp. genomic sequence TCTTTCTGGAAAAAATAATTTTATTTCTCTTTTGCTCGGATTTTATGCGTTCCTTCAATATTACACAATTCTTGCAAAAATTTATTATTGTATTCCAATTTATTATTTTTCATTTTTGAGCGTTAACGGAATGATTGGCGGAGATAAAAATGAAGGTTCTTATTGAAGAATCAAAAGCCGAGCTTGTCATAAAAAATTCCCGCTTTATTTCAGAAGTTTTTCCAGTTGAAACTCAGGCGCAGGCAAGAGAAAAACTTCACGAGGTTAAGCAAAAATATTTTGACGCAACCCATGTGGTTCACGCTTTTTCCGTTGGCTTAAAATCTGAAACTTTTGGAATGAGCGATGACGGCGAGCCAAGCGGAACTGCCGGGCGTCCTGTTCTTGATGTTTTAAAAGGAAGCGGAATTACAAATATCTTGCTTACGGTAACTAGGTATTTCGGAGGAACACTTTTAGGAACGGGCGGACTTGTTCATGCGTATAGTGAAAGCGCAAAACAAGTTCTTTCTGTTTGCAAAGCCGAGCCTTATGTTGAAAAATCTTCATTTTCATTTTCATGCGGCTATGATTTGTATCAAACTGTAAAACATTTGTTTGAGGACTTTAATATTTCAAATCTGACTGAAAACTTTGGAACCGACATTTCCATTCAGGGTGAAATTTTTCTATCTGAAAAAAATACTTTTCTTGAGCAAATAAAAAACATTTCAAAAGGAACAATAAAATGCATTTGATTTTTATTCGTCATGGAGATCCTGATTATTCAATTGATTCTGTTACAGAAAAAGGAAAACGTGAAATAGAACTTTTGGGCAAGCGCATTTCAAAACTGAATGCAACAGAATTTTTTGTTTCGCCGATGGGACGCGCGCAGGCTACGGCAAAGGCTTGCTTGGAAAATATTCATGCAGATTTTTCAAAGCAGCCGATGAAAGTTTCAACAATGCCTTGGCTTAGAGAATTCAGCTACGACATAAAAGATTTTAAAACCGGAAAAAACAGAATTGCATGGGACTGGCTTCCGCGCGATTATTTTGGCGAAAAGAAATATAAGGATGTCCAAAAATTTTTCCAGACAAAATCAATGAAAAGCGGAAACATAGAATTTCACTATAAGGAAGTTTGCCGCGGACTTGATGAGATTTTGTCATCTTATGACTACAACCGCATTGATTCAAAAATTCCTTTGTATAATTGTTTGCCGCATATTTCAAAAGAAGAGTCTTTGGTTGACACGCACCTTGAGCCTGAGCAAAAAGATTTAGATGAAAAAAATCTTGTTTTTGTTTGTCATCTTGGCGTGATGTTTGTAATGCTAAGCCATCTTACAGGAATTAGCCCTGTTCAGCTTTGGCAGGGATTTTTTGTTGCTCCAAGCTCAGTTACAATTGTTGGTGCGGAAGAAAGAGTTCCCGGAGAAGTTGTTTTTAGAATTCAGCAGATGGGAGATGTAAGCCATTTAATCGGCGCAAATGAAAAAGTTTCTGCGTCTGGATTTTTTGGAAACTGTCTTTCCATTTAAACTGGATATTGAGTTTTGACTGTCATTCCCGTGCAACGACACGGGAATCTGTTGAGATTATCGGATCAAGTCCGATAATGACATTAATTTATAAAACTGGAATTTCAGGATAGTTTAAATAATTTTTATTTTTGTAAAATTGAATTTTTTATTGATTCTATTTATACTTGCTTTATGAATTATAATTCAATTACTTATGAAGAGCTTGAGCTTCCGAAGAAAGGCGACAGAGTTGTTGTGGGACTTTCCGGCGGAGTTGATTCTACAATGACAGCAATGCTTTTAAAAGAAAAAGGCTGCGATGTAACTTGTGTTACAATGTCTTTGTGGCAAGAGGCTGATTTGAATCTTCCTGACGATTATAAAATTCCAGACAGCTGCTACAGTCCCAAGGAAGTTGAAGACATAGAAGAAAATAAAAAATTTTGCGCAGAACAAAATATTCCATACATCGTTGTTGACGTTAAAGAAAAATATCAGCAGGAAGTAATAGAATATTTTAAGCGTGAATATAGAAACGGCCGCACGCCGAATCCGTGCATAAGATGCAACCGCTTTATAAAATTTGGCGCGATGCTTTCCGGCTTAAAAGACTTGGGAATTGAATACGATTATTTTTGCACAGGACATTATGCAAAAGCCGTGCGCGGAACAGAGCCGCTTTTTTCAGTTTATGGAGAAAACGCTTCAAAAGATGAAAGGGGAAAATGTCGCCCAGTTCAGATTCACACTGCGCTTGATATTACAAAAGATCAGGCTTATTTTTTGTACAGAATTCCGAGCGCAATTTTAGAGAAAGTCCGTTTTCCGCTTGCAAGTTTCAGCAAAAAAGAAGTTTTTAAAATGGCTCGTGAACGCGGATTAAAGGCTGCGGAAAAAGAAGAAAGTCAGGATTTTATTCCGGCTCCGATGCTCGAATATATGTTCAAGGACAAGCCTTCTGTGCCGGGAGATTTTATTGACTTGGACGGAAAAGTTCTTGGCCGCCACAAGGGAATTGAGCATTATACAATCGGACAGAGAAGGGGACTTGGAGTAAGCGCGCCGTATCCTCTTTATGTTGCTGAAATTGACAAGGAAAAAAATCTGGTTGTTCTTGGAAAAGACAGCGACTTGTTTTGTTCAGGTCTTATTGCAGACGATTTGGTTTGGCCTGCTGAATACGATCCTTGCTGTGAATTTGATGCGATGGTAAAAATTCGTCTTGCTTCAAAGCCTGTAAAAGCTCATGTTGCGCCGTATCAGCCATTGGAAAATGAAGAGTTCTGCGGCAAAGCTTACAAGGTTGTGTTTGAAGAACCGCAGCGGGCAGTTGCGCCAGGTCAGTCCGTTGTTTTTTATAAAGACGGAATAACACTTGGCGGCGGAATTATTTCAAAAGCAATCAAAGCCTAATTGTTAATTGCCATTCCCGCACTTGATGCGGGAATCCCTGTGTGAGATTATCGGGTCAAGCCCGATAATGACAAATGCCATAATGTCATTCTTCGGCTTGATCTGCGATGTTTGCTTAGCAAACTCGGTTAGGGAATCTAGTAAATTTTTAGATTGCTGGACTGGGGCTGGCAATGGCAATATTCAAACTAGTAAATGTCCAGTTTGTAGGAAATTGTTGACGCTGAATTCAGGATGTTGACAATTGTGATTGTCAGTGTTGAAGAGCCTTTGTTCAGTTGAACAATTCCTGCCAATTGCTTTGTGTCGTCTGGATAAATTTCTTTAACATTGTAAGATTCATTTCCTTTTACGCAAAGTTTTCCGTTGCTTTCTTTTAAAACATCATAAGAAATATTTTCTACAGTCGCTCCGTTTACAGCAGTGATTATTTTGTATGGAACTGCAACATTTTGACGTGTTCTGTAAACGTAATATTTTCCTGCCGGCAATCTTCGTTCGTTCAAAAGATTGTGCGAAATTCTGTTTTTGTCTTTTAAAGTTATTGTTCCCATTGTGAGCGGAAGTTCTCTTCCTGCGCGCGGCATAAGAATTCTTGGATTTACAGCGGAATTATTTTTTGAATCAAAGACTTTAAATTCAAGGCAGCTTTGTCCTTCCTGCCAGCCTGTGTTTCCGCTTGTTCCAAGATATTCGCCAGACTCAACGAACTGCTTTTCTTCTATTTCTTTCGAAATTGAACTGTCGTCAAGATTTGCGTAAACTGTTGAAAGTCCATCTTCATGCGAAATAATCACGGAATTTCCCAAAGCGGATTCAAACCAGCCAAAGTCGTCGCTGTGGTCTGAAATTACGGCGGTTATTCTTCCTTTGTCTGCCGCCTTGACTTCTGAAGGGTCTTTAAAAATCAGCGAGGAATTTATTGTGCCTCCGCGAAGCTGTCCGAAATATGAATAGAACGAATCTGCCTGAGTTTCTTTTTGCGGCCAGTCGAATGAAAATCCGCAGAAACTAAAAAATGCGCAGGTTAAAGTTAAAATTGTTTTTTTCATTTTTTTCTCCGCAAGAAACCATCTAGCTATTTTTTTGAAATCGAAATTTTTGAAATCTTTGTGTTCCGTCCAATGAAAAGTGAATTTTCATAAGTCTGAATAAACGAGCATTCGCCTTCAAAGCTGAAAGATGCCATTGGATAAATAAAAGATTCCAAAATTGTTACCGTGTATTTTTTTCCGTCTTTGCTCAAAACAAAAACAAGCTCGTTGTTGTCAGAAAATTCTATTTGGGAAATTTTTCCTTTGATTGGAATTTTTTTGCTTGTGGATTTTTTTGAGTTTACGATTCCAAGAAAATCTTTTCCGTTGAAATAAACGTAATCAGAATTGTTGTTGAATTTTACAAGCGTCTGGCGGGAAATGGAATTTTCAAGATACTCGTGGTAAATTACTTTTGAATGTCCGCCGTTTTTTTCTGCAACAATAAATCTTTGCTGATCTTGTCCTGAAACACAGGCGATTCTGTTTCCATCTTCAGAAATTGCAACTCCAAGAATGACATCGCAATTGCTTCCGCCCGGCGCAAATTTCTGGTCAATTTTTCCGTCCGGCAAAAAAGAAATTACAGTTCCGTCTGCGTATCCTGCGGCAGTTCCATTTTTGCTTGATGAAAATGCAGTGATTGGCGAATAATGCTCGTAGTTCCATTCGCGTTTTCCTTCTGAATTGCATTTTACAAAAGAAGTTCCACCCGGATGCATTACAAAAATTCTGTCCTGGTCAAAAAATGGAAATCCGGCTTCGTCAATTGTTCCAGCTAAAGTTCCGTCTGCGAAAAAAAAGTCGGTCTTTGTGCCGCTTGCTCCGAATGCCGCATACCATTTTTCTGAAATTGTTGATTTAAAAGGAAATGTTATTGCTGAAACAATTTTTCCATCGGCTGTAAAATATCCTATGTTCTGGGAAAGCTTAAACGGAATCTTTTTTGCATCATTTGAATTTTCTTGAATATGTGAAATGTCTTCTGTCCATTCCGGTGTAAAATGAATTTCTTGGCCCATTGGTTGCACTGAAAGAATAATGTACAAGGCGCAAAATATAACGGCTATAGGAACAAGCAGATTCTTTTTTTTCTTATTAAAATTCATAATAGGCTATTTTATAGAAAGCAATGATAATTTTCAATGCCATTGAATTTTGCAAGGAAGCCGTTTTGTTTGTAAAAAGATTACGCAATAAAAAAGTTAAAAAAAATGCCCTCAAATGCTGACAAACCAACTTTTTTGAATCATAATTATAATATACTGTCATTCTTTATGCGGAAGGTCTCCGGGTCAAGCCCGAAGATGACAAGGAAACTGTTAATGCGGATTATCCGGTCAAGCCGGATAATGACATAGGATCAAGCCGGATAATGACAAGAAAACTGTCATTCCCATTCTAAAACACAACTGTCATTCCCATGCAGCGACACGGGAATCTCTAACAAGGAGGAATCTTTATGAAAAAACTACTTTTTTCTATTTTACCAGCATTTTTATTTGCATTTATTTCGTGCATGAACATGAGCTCTGGCTCTGGCGAAAACGGCTCTGTTCGTGTTGCCTTGCCGGGAAACTCTCGCGCCGCCTATAACAAAGACAATGCCGACAAATTCACTGTGCGCCTTTACAATGATGATTTTGACAAAACCGAAGAAGGAACTCTGGGGG encodes the following:
- a CDS encoding YigZ family protein, with protein sequence MKVLIEESKAELVIKNSRFISEVFPVETQAQAREKLHEVKQKYFDATHVVHAFSVGLKSETFGMSDDGEPSGTAGRPVLDVLKGSGITNILLTVTRYFGGTLLGTGGLVHAYSESAKQVLSVCKAEPYVEKSSFSFSCGYDLYQTVKHLFEDFNISNLTENFGTDISIQGEIFLSEKNTFLEQIKNISKGTIKCI
- a CDS encoding histidine phosphatase family protein; the protein is MHLIFIRHGDPDYSIDSVTEKGKREIELLGKRISKLNATEFFVSPMGRAQATAKACLENIHADFSKQPMKVSTMPWLREFSYDIKDFKTGKNRIAWDWLPRDYFGEKKYKDVQKFFQTKSMKSGNIEFHYKEVCRGLDEILSSYDYNRIDSKIPLYNCLPHISKEESLVDTHLEPEQKDLDEKNLVFVCHLGVMFVMLSHLTGISPVQLWQGFFVAPSSVTIVGAEERVPGEVVFRIQQMGDVSHLIGANEKVSASGFFGNCLSI
- the mnmA gene encoding tRNA 2-thiouridine(34) synthase MnmA; this encodes MNYNSITYEELELPKKGDRVVVGLSGGVDSTMTAMLLKEKGCDVTCVTMSLWQEADLNLPDDYKIPDSCYSPKEVEDIEENKKFCAEQNIPYIVVDVKEKYQQEVIEYFKREYRNGRTPNPCIRCNRFIKFGAMLSGLKDLGIEYDYFCTGHYAKAVRGTEPLFSVYGENASKDERGKCRPVQIHTALDITKDQAYFLYRIPSAILEKVRFPLASFSKKEVFKMARERGLKAAEKEESQDFIPAPMLEYMFKDKPSVPGDFIDLDGKVLGRHKGIEHYTIGQRRGLGVSAPYPLYVAEIDKEKNLVVLGKDSDLFCSGLIADDLVWPAEYDPCCEFDAMVKIRLASKPVKAHVAPYQPLENEEFCGKAYKVVFEEPQRAVAPGQSVVFYKDGITLGGGIISKAIKA
- a CDS encoding M23 family metallopeptidase, with the protein product MKKTILTLTCAFFSFCGFSFDWPQKETQADSFYSYFGQLRGGTINSSLIFKDPSEVKAADKGRITAVISDHSDDFGWFESALGNSVIISHEDGLSTVYANLDDSSISKEIEEKQFVESGEYLGTSGNTGWQEGQSCLEFKVFDSKNNSAVNPRILMPRAGRELPLTMGTITLKDKNRISHNLLNERRLPAGKYYVYRTRQNVAVPYKIITAVNGATVENISYDVLKESNGKLCVKGNESYNVKEIYPDDTKQLAGIVQLNKGSSTLTITIVNILNSASTISYKLDIY
- a CDS encoding WD40 repeat domain-containing protein codes for the protein MNFNKKKKNLLVPIAVIFCALYIILSVQPMGQEIHFTPEWTEDISHIQENSNDAKKIPFKLSQNIGYFTADGKIVSAITFPFKSTISEKWYAAFGASGTKTDFFFADGTLAGTIDEAGFPFFDQDRIFVMHPGGTSFVKCNSEGKREWNYEHYSPITAFSSSKNGTAAGYADGTVISFLPDGKIDQKFAPGGSNCDVILGVAISEDGNRIACVSGQDQQRFIVAEKNGGHSKVIYHEYLENSISRQTLVKFNNNSDYVYFNGKDFLGIVNSKKSTSKKIPIKGKISQIEFSDNNELVFVLSKDGKKYTVTILESFIYPMASFSFEGECSFIQTYENSLFIGRNTKISKISISKK